The region AGGATTTATAGCAGCGGGGATTAAACCCCAGGGCCGGCGGAGGAGGAGAAAGGATACTGCGATAGGCGGTGGAAAAGTCCTGGTTCAGCATCCAGTCGAGGATGTTGGCAATGTCAGACTTGAGGGGGTGTCCCGTGCAGGTGTAGACGTTCTCCTCCGTCACCTTCCCGAAGGCCATGGTggtgctctgaggaagaggagggtggagGAGGGATGAAGAGCTCAGCCCTTCCTCCACCAGCCCctccagggcagctgcctgcctggggccgaCGGCTGCCGGCTTACACGAGGGGAGCGCAGCCGCGGCCACGGTCCGTACCTGCAAGATATTGAGGGCTCTGCGCATGTCACCGCTCGAGAGGGTCACCAGAGCCTTCATCCCGTCCTCACTCACGTCCACCCTGGAAAACAAGAcctggggctgcagagggagCCAGCGCTGCTGGGGGGAAATACAACCGTGGAAAACCAAGCCCGCTGCTCCTCCCCGCGTAGGGGAACGGGGAAAAAGGGGGCGCGGAGGATGCTGCGGAGCCCCCCGCGTCCCGCACCGCCCCGGCTCACCCCTCCTCCTGTATGACGTGCCGCAGCCGGGGCACCATCAGCTCCGGGGTGAGGGGGCCGAAGCGGAAGCGCGTGCAGCGGGACTGCAAGGCGGGGATGATCTTGGAGAGGTAGTTGCAGATGAGGCAAAAGCGGGTGTTTTCTGTGAACTTCTCGATCActgcaaagaggagggaggagaggctggtcCTCGTCTGCCGCCTCGTACAggctcccgccccgcgccgggctggGAAAGGCTGAAGGGGTGCGAGTGGCGCGGGGTCCCCAGCACCCTTCACCTCGCCTGAGGGCGTTCTGAGCATCCTGGGTCATGGCGTCGGCTTCATCCAGGATGACGAGCTTGAAGCCTTTccttaaaaagggagaaaaaagggggtGGCTTTGGTCCTGGCTGCTGGCttggggctggagaagggggagcaggggaTGCTTATTCCCAGGCTGATGCCCACGAATGCTCCCAGGGAGCGTTCCCTTCCCCTCCGGACCAGCATCGTTATCACTCATCCTTACCACCCTCATCCTCCCCGCTTGCAGGGCACCCCTGACTGCTTCCCATCCGCTCCGGCATGCTTCCcgccccaggagcccccccccaaacccacctcCCAAGCCGAGCGCCGGGGCAGGCCGTGTCGGAGGGGGGATGCCAAAGGGACTGGGAGCTTTGGGAAGCGCAGACCCGCCGCTTACTTAAAGATGGTCCTGGTGCTGGCGAAGCTCAGGATGGGCCCTCGGACGATGTCGATGCCCCGGTCATCGGAGGCGTTGAGCTGGAGGGAGGTGGCGTGGATCCACATCCCTGCCCGAGGACGCACCcagggggggtggtgggggggacaccccaccaccgcccccccatcccatccccgctTACCTCCAGCACCATGGAGCCAAACTCCCGCTCCCGGTAGAGCTGCTTGGCGCAGGCGAGGATGGTCGAGGTCTTACCGGTACCGGGAGGACCGTAGAGGAGAAGATGCGGGAGCCGATCCTCGCTGATGAACCGCTGCACTGGAGCCGGGATAACGGCGGTGGGGGATGCCCGGTACCCCCCCCGgtgatgttggggggggggtgggtacATACCGGGGGTGTACGGGCTTACTTACCGGTGCTGAGGATATCCCGGTGAGACACCAGCTCCGACAGCGCCTGCGGCCGGTACTTCTCCACCCTGCACCGGAGAGAGGGCAccgggaggtgggggggggggggggggggttagggcGGGGATCGCTcaccgcttccccccccccgctgaTCCGCTTCGGTTCCGGTCGTACCACGGCAGGTTCCCGCCACCCGCCCGCGCCATCCTCCGCTGCTACCGGAGCCTCGCGAGAGCGCCGGGacggggcggagcgggcggggcggccgtacggccgccccgcccgctccgccccgtCCCGGCGCAGGGGCCGAGGAAAGCGCGGCGGTGCTGGGAAGGGCCGGAGcggagcttggggggggggggttggctcCAGCGAGGTCGTGGAcgtggggttggggggcagcGAGGTGCTGGGGAGTTGCTGAAGGGAAGTAGTGGGCATGGTTTTGGGGAGAGCGGGGCAGCAGGAATTGCTAAAGCGAGGTTGTGGGGTGCTTTTGGGGGGAGCGTGGTACCGGGAATTGCTAAAGTGAGGTTGTGGGGTGCTTTTGGGGAGAGCAGGGCACCAGGAATTGCGAAAGTGGGGTTGTGGGGTGCTTTTGGGGGGAACGAGGTGCTGGGAGTTGCTAAAGTGAGGTtgtgggggtggttttggggtgagTGTGGTGCTGGCAGTCAGCGAAGCAAGGTGGTGCTTGGGCTCTTGGGGAAAGCACAATCCTGGGAAGTGCTAAAGCAGGGTCGTggatgtggttttggggggagcagggcaccAGGAATTGCTAAAGCGAGGTTGTGGGGTGCTTTTGGGGGGAGCGAGGTGCTGGGAGTTGCTAAAGTGAGGTTGTGGGGTGcttttggggggagcagggcaccAGGAGTTGCTAAAGCAAGGTTGTGGGGTGCTTTTGGGGCGAGCGTGGTGCTGAGAGTTGCTAAAGTGAGGTtgtgggggtggttttggggtgagcGCGGTGCTGGCACTCAGCAAAGCAAGGAGGTGGCtgggcttttggggaaagcacaATCCTGGGAAGTGCTAAAGCAGGGTCGTggatgtggttttggggggagcagggcaccAGGAATTGCTAAAGCGAGGTTGTGGGGTGCTTTTGGGGGGAGCGTGGTACCGGGAATTGCTAAAGTAAGTGAGGTTGTGGGGTGCTTTTGGGGAGAGCAGGGCACCAGGAATTGCGAAAGTGGGGTTGTGGGGTGCTTTTGGGGGGAGCGAGGTGCTGGGAGTTGCTAAAGTGAGGTtctgggggtggttttggggtgagcGCGGTGCTGGCACTCAGCAAAGCAAGGCGGTGGCTGGGCTtttggggggagcggggcagcaggaATTGCTGAAGGGAAGTAGTGGGGTGCTTTTGGGGGGAGCGAGGTGCTGGGAGTTGCTAAAGTGAGGTtgtgggggtggttttggggtgagcGCGGTGCTGGCACTCAGCAAAGTAAGGTGGTGGCTGGGCTTTTGGGGAGAGCACGGCACTGGGAAGTGCTAAAGCAGGGTCGTggatgtggttttggggggagcagggcaccAGGAATTGCTAAAGCGAGGTTGTGGGGTGCTTTTGGGGGGAGCGTGGTACTGGGAATTGCTAAAGTGAGGTTGTGGGGTGcttttggggggagcagggcaccAGGAGTTGCTAAAGCAAGGTTGTGGGGTGCTTTTGGGGCGAGCGTGGTGCTGGGAGTTGCTAAAGTGAGGTtgtgggggtggttttggggtgagcGCGGTGCTGGCACTCAGCAAAGCAAGGAGGTGGCTGGGCTTTTGGGGAGAGCACAGCACTGGGAAGTGCTAAAGCAGGGTCGTGGATGTGGTTTTAGGGGGAGCAGGGCACCAGGAATTGCTAAAGCGAGGTTGTGGGGTGCTTTTGGGGGGAGCGAGGTGCTGGGAATTGCTAAAGTGAGGTtgtgggggtggttttggggtgagcGCGGTGCTGGCACTCAGCAAAGCAAGGCGGTGGCTGGGCTTTTGGGGAGAGCACGGCACTGGGAAGTGCTAAAGTGATGTTGTGGGGTGcttttggggggagcagggctccAGGAATTGCTAAAGCGAGGTTGTGGGGTGcttttggggggagcagggcaccAGGAATTGCTAAAGTGATGTTGTGGGGTGcttttggggggagcagggcaccAGGAATTGCTAAAGCGAGGTTGTGGGGTGCTTTTGGGGAGAGCGCGGTGCTGGCACTCAGCAAAGCGAGGAGGCTCTTGTGCTTTTGGAGAGGGCACGGGACCGGGGTCTGGTGAAGGGAGGCTGTTGGCGTGCTCTCGGGGAGCGGGTGGTGCTGGCGCTCGCCCGGGTAAGCTCATGCCCGTGCCCGGGGGGCCAGCACAGCACCG is a window of Mycteria americana isolate JAX WOST 10 ecotype Jacksonville Zoo and Gardens chromosome 13, USCA_MyAme_1.0, whole genome shotgun sequence DNA encoding:
- the RFC5 gene encoding replication factor C subunit 5 isoform X1 encodes the protein MARAGGGNLPWVEKYRPQALSELVSHRDILSTVQRFISEDRLPHLLLYGPPGTGKTSTILACAKQLYREREFGSMVLELNASDDRGIDIVRGPILSFASTRTIFKKGFKLVILDEADAMTQDAQNALRRVIEKFTENTRFCLICNYLSKIIPALQSRCTRFRFGPLTPELMVPRLRHVIQEEGVDVSEDGMKALVTLSSGDMRRALNILQSTTMAFGKVTEENVYTCTGHPLKSDIANILDWMLNQDFSTAYRKITELKTLKGLALQDILTEIHLFVHRVDFPPSVRIQLLIKMADIEYRLAAGTSEKIQLSSLIAAFQVTRDLIVAEA
- the RFC5 gene encoding replication factor C subunit 5 isoform X2, giving the protein MVLELNASDDRGIDIVRGPILSFASTRTIFKKGFKLVILDEADAMTQDAQNALRRVIEKFTENTRFCLICNYLSKIIPALQSRCTRFRFGPLTPELMVPRLRHVIQEEGVDVSEDGMKALVTLSSGDMRRALNILQSTTMAFGKVTEENVYTCTGHPLKSDIANILDWMLNQDFSTAYRKITELKTLKGLALQDILTEIHLFVHRVDFPPSVRIQLLIKMADIEYRLAAGTSEKIQLSSLIAAFQVTRDLIVAEA